Proteins from a genomic interval of Streptomyces sp. Tu6071:
- a CDS encoding YigZ family protein: MPQDAYLTLAREGSHETEINRSRFLCTLAPVADEDEAQAFLARVRAAHADASHNCWAYVLGAGASVQKASDDGEPGGTAGVPMLQMLTRRELRYVAAVVTRYYGGVKLGAGGLIRAYGGVVGETLDRLGTVTRRRYRLATVTVDHQRAGKIENDLRSTGRSVREVRYGERVSIDLGIPGTELDAFRAWLADATAGTAELTLGGEAYGEV, translated from the coding sequence ATGCCTCAGGACGCGTACCTCACCCTGGCCCGGGAGGGCAGTCACGAGACCGAGATCAACCGGTCCCGGTTCCTGTGCACCCTCGCCCCGGTCGCCGACGAGGACGAGGCGCAGGCGTTCCTCGCGCGGGTGCGCGCCGCGCACGCCGACGCGAGCCACAACTGCTGGGCGTACGTGCTCGGCGCCGGCGCCTCCGTGCAGAAGGCGAGCGACGACGGGGAGCCGGGCGGCACTGCGGGCGTGCCCATGCTCCAGATGCTCACGCGGCGCGAGCTGCGCTACGTCGCGGCCGTCGTCACGCGCTACTACGGCGGGGTCAAGCTCGGCGCGGGCGGCCTCATCCGCGCGTACGGCGGGGTCGTCGGCGAGACGCTCGACCGCCTCGGCACCGTCACCCGCCGCCGCTACCGCCTCGCGACCGTCACCGTCGACCACCAGCGCGCCGGGAAGATCGAGAACGACCTGCGCTCGACGGGCCGTTCGGTGCGCGAGGTGCGGTACGGGGAGCGGGTCAGCATCGACCTCGGCATCCCCGGCACCGAACTGGACGCCTTCCGGGCGTGGCTCGCGGACGCGACGGCGGGCACGGCGGAACTGACGCTGGGCGGGGAG